A genomic segment from Desulfuromonas sp. encodes:
- a CDS encoding competence protein ComEA has product MKKIVIAVLFVCCAVIAVAQPVVAAEGSSGKTEQAQMLIDVNAATETELLALPGIGKVTAGRIIQHRTEQGPFATVDDLVQVKGIGSKVLEKIRPLVSVGS; this is encoded by the coding sequence ATGAAAAAAATCGTTATTGCTGTACTGTTCGTCTGTTGTGCTGTCATCGCTGTTGCCCAGCCGGTTGTCGCTGCTGAAGGCAGTTCCGGAAAAACGGAGCAGGCTCAAATGCTGATTGATGTCAATGCCGCGACTGAAACCGAACTGTTAGCCCTGCCGGGTATCGGCAAGGTGACTGCCGGCCGCATTATCCAGCATCGGACCGAGCAGGGACCGTTTGCAACGGTCGATGACCTGGTGCAGGTCAAAGGGATCGGCAGCAAGGTTCTGGAAAAGATCAGGCCGCTGGTGTCGGTTGGATCGTGA